The Camelus ferus isolate YT-003-E chromosome 4, BCGSAC_Cfer_1.0, whole genome shotgun sequence genome has a segment encoding these proteins:
- the NOXA1 gene encoding NADPH oxidase activator 1 isoform X5: MPSLGDLVRDWHQGAQAVERGDWDCALRLFSGIPEPPARLCFNVGCVHLLAGDPEAALQAFDQAVTKDTCMAVGFFQRGVANFQLERFWEALSDFQLALAQLRDNATIDYTQLGLRFKLQAWEAQPCSWPPRSVGLEGGALGGCLPRSQCSRKRTAFPALWKPPVSQQAAHEVRFNMAAVQCQLGLWAEATCSLEKAISQGPDGARDDLDVALGQVQVRAQKQAPLQPRQVPGGEVFRPHRRRLEHLEPVDFLGKAKVVACTVPDDQHEDIQPQQPQVHDVHSEAGPWAATRACDNRPYRAGTLCDPRTPLDAEMEVSAGQAGQADPCTLATSDEQGTPVEQAGQQVPPGPLVAGEPGPGSSEDPAGVREVAAGGPESLVTIMVQCAFTLALKAPRGADLSSLRALLSQALPPQAQHGQLRYRDPGDDRCWVPLTGEEALQRAWQSAAAGRGGLQLQCQGVGGRPVLYQVVAQHSYRAQGPEDLGLRPGDTVDVLCEVDQAWLEGHCDGRIGIFPKCFVVPAGRRT, from the exons ATGCCCTCGCTCGGGGACCTGGTGCGCGACTGGCACCAGGGCGCACAGGCCGTGGAGCGCGGGGACTGGGACTGCGCCTTGCGCCTCTTCTCGGGCATCCCGGAGCCGCCCGCTAGGTTGTGCTTCAACGTGGGCTGCGTGCACCTGCTGGCTGGGGACCCGGAGGCCGCGCTGCAG GCATTTGACCAAGCGGTGACCAAGGACACCTGCATGGCTGTCGGCTTCTTCCAGCGAGGAGTGGCGAACTTCCAGCTGGAGAG GTTCTGGGAGGCCCTGTCCGACTTTCAACTGGCTCTGGCGCAGCTGAGGGACAACGCTACCATCGACTACACCCAGCTGGGCCTGCGGTTCAAACTGCAGGCCTGGGAG GCTCAGCCCTGTTCCTGGCCTCCCAGGAGTGTTGGCCTAGAGGGAGGGGCGTTGGGAGGATGCCTCCCCCGCTCTCAGTGCTCCCGGAAACGCACTGCCTTTCCAGCCCTCTGGAAACCACCTGTGTCCCAGCAAGCCGCCCACGAG GTGCGGTTCAACATGGCTGCAGTGCAGTGCCAGCTGGGGCTCTGGGCTGAGGCCACCTGCAGCCTGGAGAAGGCCATCTCCCAGGGGCCGGACGGGGCCCGTGATGACCTGGATGTCGCCCTGGGCCAAGTGCAGGTGAGGGCGCAG AAACAGGCCCCCCTGCAGCCTCGGCAGGTCCCCGGGGGCGAGGTCTTCCGGCCCCACCGGCGACGCCTGGAGCACCTGGAGCCTGTGGACTTCCTGGGCAAGGCCAAG GTGGTGGCCTGCACTGTCCCTGATGACCAGCATGAGGACATCCAGCCTCAGCAGCCACAG GTCCACGATGTGCACAGTGAAGCCGGGCCCTGGGCTGCCACACG ggcctgtgACAACCGCCCCTACAGGGCTGGTACCCTTTGCGACCCCAGGACACCCCTTGATGCAGAGATGGAGGTCAGCGCTGGCCAGGCTGGCCAGGCTGACCCCTGCACACTGGCCACCTCCGATGAGCAG GGCACCCCCGTGGAGCAGGCTGGCCAGCAGGTTCCTCCAG gGCCGCTGGTGGCTGGGGAACCGGGCCCTGGCTCCTCTGAGGACCCCGCGGGTGTTAGG GAAGTGGCTGCAGGGGGCCCTGAGTCCTTGGTGACCATCATGGTGCAGTGTGCCTTCACCCTGGCCCTGAAGGCCCCAAGAGGAGCTGACCTGTCCAGCCTGCGGGCTCTGCTGAGCCaggcccttcctccccaggcccagCATGGGCAGCTCAG ATACAGAGACCCTGGTGATGACAGGTGCTGGGTGCCACTCACTGGGGAGGAGGCGCTGCAGAGGGCCTGGCAAAGTGCGGCTGCCGGCCGCGGGGGGCTGCAGCTCCAGTGCCAG GGAGTGGGCGGCCGGCCTGTCCTTTACCAGGTGGTGGCCCAGCACAGCTACCGCGCCCAGGGGCCCGAGGACCTGGGCTTGCGGCCAGGAGACACGGTGGACGTCCTGTGTGAAG TGGACCAGGCGTGGCTGGAGGGCCACTGTGATGGCCGAATTGGCATTTTCCCCAAGTGCTTCGTGGTCCCAGCTGGCCGGCGCACGTGA
- the NOXA1 gene encoding NADPH oxidase activator 1 isoform X8, whose amino-acid sequence MPSLGDLVRDWHQGAQAVERGDWDCALRLFSGIPEPPARLCFNVGCVHLLAGDPEAALQAFDQAVTKDTCMAVGFFQRGVANFQLERFWEALSDFQLALAQLRDNATIDYTQLGLRFKLQAWEAQPCSWPPRSVGLEGGALGGCLPRSQCSRKRTAFPALWKPPVSQQAAHEVRFNMAAVQCQLGLWAEATCSLEKAISQGPDGARDDLDVALGQVQVRAQKQAPLQPRQVPGGEVFRPHRRRLEHLEPVDFLGKAKVVACTVPDDQHEDIQPQQPQVHDVHSEAGPWAATRACDNRPYRAGTLCDPRTPLDAEMEVSAGQAGQADPCTLATSDEQEVAAGGPESLVTIMVQCAFTLALKAPRGADLSSLRALLSQALPPQAQHGQLRYRDPGDDRCWVPLTGEEALQRAWQSAAAGRGGLQLQCQGVGGRPVLYQVVAQHSYRAQGPEDLGLRPGDTVDVLCEVDQAWLEGHCDGRIGIFPKCFVVPAGRRT is encoded by the exons ATGCCCTCGCTCGGGGACCTGGTGCGCGACTGGCACCAGGGCGCACAGGCCGTGGAGCGCGGGGACTGGGACTGCGCCTTGCGCCTCTTCTCGGGCATCCCGGAGCCGCCCGCTAGGTTGTGCTTCAACGTGGGCTGCGTGCACCTGCTGGCTGGGGACCCGGAGGCCGCGCTGCAG GCATTTGACCAAGCGGTGACCAAGGACACCTGCATGGCTGTCGGCTTCTTCCAGCGAGGAGTGGCGAACTTCCAGCTGGAGAG GTTCTGGGAGGCCCTGTCCGACTTTCAACTGGCTCTGGCGCAGCTGAGGGACAACGCTACCATCGACTACACCCAGCTGGGCCTGCGGTTCAAACTGCAGGCCTGGGAG GCTCAGCCCTGTTCCTGGCCTCCCAGGAGTGTTGGCCTAGAGGGAGGGGCGTTGGGAGGATGCCTCCCCCGCTCTCAGTGCTCCCGGAAACGCACTGCCTTTCCAGCCCTCTGGAAACCACCTGTGTCCCAGCAAGCCGCCCACGAG GTGCGGTTCAACATGGCTGCAGTGCAGTGCCAGCTGGGGCTCTGGGCTGAGGCCACCTGCAGCCTGGAGAAGGCCATCTCCCAGGGGCCGGACGGGGCCCGTGATGACCTGGATGTCGCCCTGGGCCAAGTGCAGGTGAGGGCGCAG AAACAGGCCCCCCTGCAGCCTCGGCAGGTCCCCGGGGGCGAGGTCTTCCGGCCCCACCGGCGACGCCTGGAGCACCTGGAGCCTGTGGACTTCCTGGGCAAGGCCAAG GTGGTGGCCTGCACTGTCCCTGATGACCAGCATGAGGACATCCAGCCTCAGCAGCCACAG GTCCACGATGTGCACAGTGAAGCCGGGCCCTGGGCTGCCACACG ggcctgtgACAACCGCCCCTACAGGGCTGGTACCCTTTGCGACCCCAGGACACCCCTTGATGCAGAGATGGAGGTCAGCGCTGGCCAGGCTGGCCAGGCTGACCCCTGCACACTGGCCACCTCCGATGAGCAG GAAGTGGCTGCAGGGGGCCCTGAGTCCTTGGTGACCATCATGGTGCAGTGTGCCTTCACCCTGGCCCTGAAGGCCCCAAGAGGAGCTGACCTGTCCAGCCTGCGGGCTCTGCTGAGCCaggcccttcctccccaggcccagCATGGGCAGCTCAG ATACAGAGACCCTGGTGATGACAGGTGCTGGGTGCCACTCACTGGGGAGGAGGCGCTGCAGAGGGCCTGGCAAAGTGCGGCTGCCGGCCGCGGGGGGCTGCAGCTCCAGTGCCAG GGAGTGGGCGGCCGGCCTGTCCTTTACCAGGTGGTGGCCCAGCACAGCTACCGCGCCCAGGGGCCCGAGGACCTGGGCTTGCGGCCAGGAGACACGGTGGACGTCCTGTGTGAAG TGGACCAGGCGTGGCTGGAGGGCCACTGTGATGGCCGAATTGGCATTTTCCCCAAGTGCTTCGTGGTCCCAGCTGGCCGGCGCACGTGA